A DNA window from Niabella yanshanensis contains the following coding sequences:
- a CDS encoding DUF4876 domain-containing protein, protein MKKQLFAVMLLLSAFFACRKSDIDTVQAISLSVQVGYSPEDSALGLSKENVLVKITNLISGQENTASTNGSGIAVFASIAPGNYTVSASRNYTEEEFRSLTNVFVTSNVPYNATETQALNMNTNIRLQLQGGKIGDLVFKQIYYAGSDTKTGALYRDQFVEIYNNSNETIYLDSLFLGSTICNNKAVSTGAVPFDWSKVSGMSAIGDPNKDNLYFRYLFMIPGTGKEHPLEPGKSIVVAQTAMNHANPYDGNDGEIIGITNPALTIDLSHADFEVNLVEDLREAYTGTGTFQPWKYDVDNPLVDNVKAFIYSGKDWVMDNNSRDDFIMFKAAGVDMSNLPKFLAPSGGGDYGLQVPLTVSIIDAVELVTPLETDRTPKRLPVGLDASGNFVAGARYSSQSLIRKTVKTVEGRRILQDTNSSANDFETKTKADPSKSDASFEK, encoded by the coding sequence ATGAAAAAACAATTATTTGCGGTTATGCTGCTGCTATCTGCTTTTTTCGCCTGCAGAAAGTCAGATATTGATACAGTGCAGGCCATATCGCTGAGCGTACAGGTGGGATACAGCCCGGAGGATAGTGCTTTAGGTTTGTCTAAAGAAAATGTACTGGTTAAAATAACCAATTTGATAAGCGGACAGGAGAATACGGCCAGTACCAACGGTTCGGGCATTGCTGTATTTGCGAGCATTGCTCCTGGAAATTATACCGTATCTGCTTCCAGAAACTATACTGAAGAGGAGTTTCGGTCGTTGACAAATGTGTTTGTGACTTCTAATGTGCCATACAATGCAACAGAAACACAAGCGCTGAATATGAATACAAATATCCGGCTTCAGCTGCAGGGCGGCAAAATAGGGGACCTGGTGTTTAAACAAATTTACTATGCAGGTTCCGATACCAAAACCGGTGCCTTGTATCGCGACCAATTCGTGGAAATTTATAATAATTCCAATGAAACAATATATTTGGATAGTTTGTTCCTGGGCAGCACTATATGCAACAATAAAGCGGTGTCTACTGGTGCGGTGCCATTCGACTGGAGTAAAGTATCCGGAATGTCTGCTATTGGCGATCCGAATAAAGACAACCTGTATTTCAGGTATTTGTTTATGATTCCCGGCACTGGCAAAGAGCATCCTCTTGAGCCTGGTAAAAGCATAGTTGTCGCACAAACAGCCATGAACCATGCGAACCCCTATGACGGAAATGATGGCGAAATAATAGGTATCACCAATCCTGCGTTAACAATAGACTTAAGTCATGCCGATTTTGAAGTAAATCTTGTTGAAGATCTCCGAGAAGCCTATACCGGAACAGGTACCTTTCAACCATGGAAATATGATGTTGATAACCCTCTGGTAGATAATGTAAAAGCTTTTATATACAGTGGTAAAGATTGGGTTATGGATAACAATAGCCGGGATGACTTTATAATGTTTAAAGCGGCCGGAGTAGATATGAGCAACCTTCCTAAATTTTTAGCGCCAAGCGGTGGCGGCGACTATGGCTTACAGGTTCCGTTAACCGTTTCTATCATTGATGCGGTAGAGCTGGTTACTCCGCTGGAAACAGATCGAACGCCTAAAAGGCTGCCGGTTGGATTAGATGCCTCAGGCAATTTTGTTGCGGGTGCCAGGTATTCATCACAGTCGTTAATAAGAAAAACGGTAAAAACCGTAGAAGGACGAAGAATATTACAGGATACGAATAGTTCAGCTAATGATTTTGAAACGAAAACAAAAGCCGACCCGTCTAAAAGCGATGCCTCATTTGAGAAGTGA
- a CDS encoding TonB-dependent receptor, whose protein sequence is MSLVANFFAIALGAQDTGGIRGWVEDTQGKPLQFATAKLNLDGVEIASKTTDASGMFEFSTDFLRLDSVTLEVSYVNKATQTIVLKKANYASVIKMTLPNLSLTLNDVVVTGTVKNQNSASSIVFDEEAIRQLQAFSLMDVLNTLPGKKTEAPNLQSPQTINLRTSASDADAINNSFGIAVFIDGVRVSNETNMQSRGLSSRGLGGSLLNAQGETAMDVTYNGFDLRDIPMSNIASIEVIQGIGSARYGDFTNGAILITTKAGKAPYSFTTNINGGSSSFSLTKGLSLGEKAGAVNFSIGYLNSNDDPRDKLKSYDNFNASLKWTKNFSKVVTNSLTINGESNLDDIKADPDDDDRVMSYSKRRNLRISNNTTFNFNKRFFNTASVLLNYSQGKQYTYSQMLFNQPPKGIGYKDTTGIYEGVFIPGNYLAVEEIDGKPIAYSANIDMQTNLLPTAGLQHQLSFGFAFNTSGNTGLGYIVDPNRPRWVNLSNQNERSFSYEDSVRFENNVALYLQDNVRGKMFSRRFNLGLGFRLNFQNGRNNPQPRVSFNYYVHKNWSLSTSYGISFKSPSLAHLYPAPTYFDIPLLNLYTGQVNKSLYLVYTQKVLAKNERLRNAVTYQFEQGVTFNSARIGNGSLFGYYKKNKNGFNTFSEFIPAEIPLYDYTLNEDGTIAYFPTGEQGKVWELKRSRMNNGLSSVDYGLQLSFQTKFVPVIATSFGLRAGYTVSKYTGGNLTTTELASDVAQQNGVVYVQYINKQRTSRESIVSFTTSTHIPKVGFIVNTVIDYQPLLKQRWEAQNIYPVAYTLYTGEVIVPSPEAARNDALAYLRKGFGEADQEQLVIPSKGFWNFNMRVAKEIKKSIRLSVSAFNVLNMKPKAYKISNNNGSDSVGIYNYRPLSITIGASLQL, encoded by the coding sequence TTGTCGCTCGTAGCAAATTTTTTTGCTATAGCGTTAGGTGCGCAGGATACCGGAGGTATTCGTGGTTGGGTAGAAGACACGCAGGGGAAGCCACTGCAGTTTGCTACAGCAAAATTAAATTTAGATGGTGTTGAAATCGCTTCCAAAACTACCGACGCTAGTGGTATGTTCGAATTTTCTACGGATTTTCTAAGATTAGATAGCGTTACGCTTGAAGTTTCTTACGTAAATAAAGCCACTCAAACGATTGTGCTAAAAAAGGCGAATTATGCTTCCGTTATAAAAATGACACTCCCCAACCTGAGTTTAACCTTAAACGATGTAGTGGTAACTGGTACGGTCAAAAATCAGAACTCAGCGTCTTCGATTGTTTTTGACGAAGAAGCTATCCGTCAGTTACAGGCTTTTTCATTGATGGATGTGTTAAATACTTTGCCCGGAAAGAAGACCGAGGCACCTAATTTACAATCACCTCAAACAATTAATTTAAGAACCAGTGCATCGGACGCCGACGCAATCAATAATTCATTTGGCATAGCCGTTTTTATAGACGGGGTTCGGGTTAGCAATGAAACAAACATGCAGTCTCGGGGCCTCTCCTCCCGGGGACTTGGAGGCTCTTTGTTAAATGCCCAGGGGGAAACGGCGATGGACGTTACTTATAATGGTTTTGATTTGAGAGATATTCCCATGTCTAACATAGCCAGTATTGAGGTAATACAGGGTATTGGTTCGGCACGTTACGGCGATTTTACGAACGGGGCGATACTAATTACTACAAAGGCGGGCAAGGCCCCGTATAGTTTTACAACAAATATTAACGGCGGCTCCAGTAGTTTCTCATTGACAAAGGGGCTCAGTTTGGGGGAAAAGGCGGGTGCCGTGAATTTTAGCATAGGATACCTGAATAGCAATGACGATCCACGGGACAAGCTGAAAAGCTACGATAATTTCAACGCCAGTTTAAAGTGGACGAAAAACTTTTCAAAAGTTGTTACCAACTCGCTTACCATAAATGGCGAGTCTAACCTGGATGATATTAAGGCCGATCCTGACGACGATGACCGGGTAATGAGTTATTCTAAAAGAAGAAATCTACGTATTAGCAATAATACTACCTTCAATTTCAATAAACGATTTTTTAATACCGCGTCAGTTCTTTTAAACTATTCTCAGGGAAAACAGTATACCTACTCGCAAATGCTGTTTAATCAGCCGCCCAAAGGGATAGGATACAAGGATACGACAGGGATTTATGAAGGCGTTTTTATTCCGGGGAACTATTTGGCGGTGGAAGAAATAGACGGTAAACCCATTGCTTACAGTGCCAATATAGACATGCAAACCAACCTGCTGCCAACTGCCGGCCTGCAACATCAGCTGTCATTTGGTTTTGCTTTTAATACTTCTGGCAATACGGGATTGGGATACATTGTAGATCCCAACAGGCCAAGATGGGTCAATTTATCAAATCAGAATGAACGGTCTTTCAGCTATGAAGATAGTGTCCGATTTGAAAATAATGTAGCCCTGTATTTACAGGACAATGTCAGAGGTAAAATGTTTTCAAGACGATTTAATTTGGGGCTTGGCTTTAGATTAAATTTTCAAAACGGAAGAAATAATCCCCAGCCCAGGGTTTCCTTCAATTATTATGTTCATAAAAACTGGAGTTTAAGCACTTCTTACGGGATATCGTTTAAATCGCCTTCTTTGGCGCATTTATACCCTGCTCCGACTTATTTCGATATACCGTTGCTGAATCTGTATACAGGCCAGGTTAATAAAAGCCTTTATCTGGTTTACACCCAAAAAGTGTTGGCGAAAAATGAGCGTCTTAGAAATGCGGTGACCTATCAGTTTGAACAGGGTGTAACTTTTAATTCGGCTAGAATAGGAAACGGGTCGCTATTCGGTTACTACAAAAAAAATAAAAACGGATTCAATACGTTTTCAGAGTTTATACCTGCAGAGATTCCGTTGTACGACTATACTTTAAATGAGGATGGTACCATTGCTTATTTTCCTACTGGCGAGCAGGGCAAGGTGTGGGAATTGAAGCGTAGCCGGATGAACAATGGTTTGAGCTCGGTCGACTATGGTTTACAGTTGTCATTTCAGACAAAATTTGTACCGGTTATCGCCACCTCATTTGGTTTAAGAGCAGGTTATACTGTATCTAAATACACCGGAGGGAATTTAACAACAACCGAACTGGCTTCAGATGTGGCCCAACAAAACGGAGTAGTGTATGTGCAGTATATAAACAAGCAAAGAACTTCCCGGGAATCTATTGTGAGTTTTACGACAAGCACCCACATTCCAAAAGTTGGGTTTATTGTAAATACGGTGATCGACTATCAGCCATTATTGAAACAGCGCTGGGAAGCACAGAACATTTACCCGGTCGCGTATACACTTTATACGGGCGAAGTGATCGTGCCCTCGCCCGAGGCGGCCCGAAACGATGCGTTAGCTTATTTACGCAAAGGCTTTGGTGAAGCAGATCAGGAGCAGTTGGTTATTCCATCAAAAGGTTTCTGGAACTTCAACATGCGAGTGGCAAAAGAAATTAAAAAAAGTATACGGTTATCGGTTAGCGCTTTTAACGTGCTGAACATGAAACCTAAGGCATATAAAATTAGTAATAATAACGGTTCTGATTCGGTAGGAATCTATAATTACCGCCCTTTAAGCATTACCATAGGTGCCAGTTTGCAATTATAA
- a CDS encoding RNA-binding S4 domain-containing protein translates to MTDKEKLRLDKYLWSIRLFKTRRIATDACNDNRVKYLEEPAKPGKNVHLGDIYDIRTEGRKWRIKVTGLLHTRLKYEEAIKYYTDLTPPEELEKAKIQAASFYSGKRLSKIGRPTKKERRSLDGFMDGDELPEENP, encoded by the coding sequence ATGACAGACAAAGAAAAATTACGCCTTGATAAATATTTATGGTCGATCCGACTGTTTAAAACCCGGCGGATCGCTACCGATGCCTGCAACGACAACCGGGTAAAATACCTGGAAGAACCGGCCAAACCAGGTAAAAACGTGCACCTGGGTGATATTTATGATATCCGCACCGAAGGCCGCAAATGGCGCATTAAAGTAACGGGCCTCCTGCATACCCGCCTGAAGTATGAAGAAGCCATTAAATATTATACCGACCTTACGCCTCCGGAAGAACTGGAAAAAGCTAAGATTCAGGCTGCCTCCTTCTACAGCGGCAAGCGCCTTAGTAAAATTGGCCGCCCTACCAAAAAAGAACGCCGCAGCCTGGATGGTTTCATGGACGGAGACGAACTGCCCGAAGAAAATCCATAA
- a CDS encoding RNA polymerase sigma factor yields the protein MTQRVCVPDSEKDIVAFAPSRLIDSNNISINILADKERAFLQLMKQHAGILHKVARLYMDTEADRQDLIQEMMAQLWRSFHNFNGDSQFATWMYRVALNTALTYLRNNKKHNDHLVYTEAPEVADNSTHPQQQAQLDIFYAATHHLNPVEKALIFYFMEGFSHKEIGLQLGISEVNARVKLNRTKEKLQKIIKSLGYEF from the coding sequence GTGACACAAAGAGTATGCGTACCTGATTCGGAAAAAGACATCGTGGCCTTTGCGCCTTCGCGGTTAATAGATAGTAACAATATTTCAATCAACATTTTGGCAGATAAAGAGCGGGCATTTTTACAACTGATGAAGCAACATGCAGGTATACTGCATAAGGTGGCGCGCCTGTATATGGATACCGAAGCCGACCGGCAGGATTTGATACAGGAAATGATGGCGCAGCTCTGGCGCTCTTTTCACAACTTTAACGGTGATAGCCAGTTTGCAACCTGGATGTACCGGGTGGCTTTAAACACTGCATTAACCTACCTGCGCAATAATAAAAAGCATAACGATCATCTGGTATACACCGAAGCACCTGAAGTGGCTGACAACAGCACTCATCCTCAACAACAGGCACAACTGGATATTTTTTATGCGGCTACGCATCATTTAAACCCGGTGGAGAAAGCATTGATCTTCTATTTTATGGAAGGGTTCTCGCATAAAGAGATTGGGCTTCAGTTGGGGATCAGCGAAGTAAACGCACGTGTTAAGCTAAACCGCACCAAAGAAAAATTACAGAAAATCATTAAATCATTGGGCTATGAATTTTGA
- the trmD gene encoding tRNA (guanosine(37)-N1)-methyltransferase TrmD, whose amino-acid sequence MHIDILTVLPDLLTSPFEHSIMKRAQDKGLLTVKVHQLRQWAVNEYGQIDDYQYGGGAGMVMMCEPLANAIEQLSKERAYDEIIYLTPDGERLNQKTANSLSLKNNLLMICGHYKGIDERIRQQYVTKEISIGDYVLSGGELAAAVLVDSIGRLLPGVLGDETSALTDSFQDNLLAPPVYTRPVDFRGIKVPDVLMSGDHKKIDTWRYEQSVQRTKDRRPDLLEE is encoded by the coding sequence ATGCATATCGATATACTTACCGTGTTACCCGACCTATTGACCAGTCCGTTTGAGCACAGCATTATGAAACGTGCACAGGATAAAGGACTGCTGACCGTTAAAGTGCACCAGCTGCGCCAATGGGCAGTGAATGAATACGGACAAATAGACGACTACCAGTACGGTGGAGGAGCAGGTATGGTTATGATGTGCGAGCCTTTGGCCAATGCCATCGAACAGTTATCGAAAGAAAGGGCCTATGATGAAATTATTTACCTTACACCAGATGGTGAGCGGCTCAACCAGAAAACAGCCAACAGCCTATCGCTCAAAAATAACCTGCTCATGATCTGCGGGCATTATAAGGGTATTGATGAACGTATCCGCCAGCAATATGTAACCAAAGAAATATCTATTGGCGACTACGTATTAAGTGGTGGTGAGCTGGCAGCGGCGGTATTAGTAGATTCCATTGGAAGGCTGCTGCCCGGCGTACTCGGTGATGAAACCTCTGCCCTTACCGACTCCTTCCAGGATAACTTACTGGCGCCTCCTGTATATACCCGCCCGGTTGATTTCCGTGGTATAAAAGTACCCGATGTATTAATGAGCGGTGATCATAAAAAAATTGATACCTGGCGTTATGAGCAGTCGGTACAGCGTACCAAAGACAGGAGACCTGACCTGTTGGAAGAATAA
- a CDS encoding DUF2911 domain-containing protein, protein MQGQSLTTLPSGGNKKATVNEQVGLTDVMIHYSRPTVKGREGKIWGQLVYEGFGDLGFGNNEGAPWRAGANENTTISFSNPVTIEGQPLPAGTYGFFIAYNPNECTMIFSKTNSLGAATVTLCWG, encoded by the coding sequence ATGCAAGGGCAGTCGTTAACCACATTACCCAGTGGCGGCAATAAAAAAGCCACGGTAAACGAGCAAGTGGGTCTTACAGATGTTATGATACATTATAGCCGGCCGACGGTGAAAGGACGCGAAGGCAAGATCTGGGGTCAGCTGGTGTATGAAGGGTTTGGCGACCTGGGTTTTGGCAATAATGAAGGAGCTCCCTGGCGGGCAGGCGCTAATGAAAACACCACTATCAGTTTTTCTAACCCGGTTACAATAGAAGGGCAACCACTTCCTGCGGGCACTTACGGTTTCTTTATCGCTTACAACCCCAATGAATGCACGATGATATTTTCTAAAACCAACAGTCTTGGGGCGGCTACCGTAACTCTATGTTGGGGATAA
- the fumC gene encoding class II fumarate hydratase: MEYRIEKDTMGEVKVPAQAFYGAQTQRSIENFKIAQDTNKMPKEIIRAFAYLKKAAAITNQKAKVLPKNKSVLIGKVCDEILEGKLDAEFPLVVWQTGSGTQSNMNVNEVVAYRGHVLNGGKLTDKEKFLHPNDDVNKSQSSNDTFPTAMHIAAYKILVEVTIPGIEKLRDTLKKKSKQYMKVVKIGRTHFMDATPLTLGQEISGYVSQLDHGLKAIKNTLPHLSELALGGTAVGTGINTPEGYDVNVAAEIAKLTKLPFKTAENKFEALAAHDAIVEAHGALKTVAVSLMKIANDIRMLSSGPRSGIGEIFIPDNEPGSSIMPGKVNPTQCEALTMIAAQVMGNDVAISVGGANGHFELNVFKPVMIYNFLHSARLIGDGCVSFNDKCAVGIEPIQANIKKHLDNSLMLVTALNTKIGYYKSAEIAQKAHKEGTTLKEMALKLGYLTDKEFDEWVIPAKMVGKI; the protein is encoded by the coding sequence ATGGAATACAGAATTGAAAAGGACACGATGGGAGAAGTAAAAGTTCCTGCACAGGCTTTTTACGGCGCGCAAACCCAGCGTTCTATTGAGAATTTTAAAATAGCGCAGGATACCAACAAAATGCCCAAAGAAATTATCCGCGCCTTTGCTTACCTGAAGAAAGCTGCCGCTATTACCAATCAAAAGGCCAAAGTATTACCTAAGAACAAAAGTGTGCTGATCGGTAAAGTATGTGATGAAATCCTGGAGGGTAAACTGGATGCCGAATTTCCTCTGGTAGTATGGCAAACCGGTAGTGGTACCCAAAGCAATATGAATGTGAATGAAGTGGTGGCTTACAGGGGCCATGTGCTGAATGGCGGTAAGCTCACCGATAAAGAAAAATTCCTGCATCCTAATGACGATGTAAATAAAAGCCAGAGCAGTAACGATACTTTTCCCACAGCGATGCATATTGCGGCTTATAAAATACTGGTTGAAGTAACGATACCGGGTATTGAAAAGCTGCGCGATACGCTAAAGAAGAAGAGCAAGCAATATATGAAAGTGGTGAAGATCGGCCGTACCCACTTTATGGATGCTACTCCGTTAACACTGGGTCAGGAAATAAGCGGATATGTATCGCAACTGGACCACGGATTAAAAGCTATTAAAAATACATTGCCGCATTTGAGCGAGCTGGCCCTGGGTGGTACTGCTGTAGGCACGGGTATCAATACGCCTGAAGGGTATGATGTAAATGTAGCGGCTGAGATCGCGAAACTGACTAAGCTGCCTTTTAAAACAGCGGAAAATAAATTTGAAGCGCTGGCGGCACACGATGCGATTGTGGAAGCACATGGAGCATTAAAAACAGTGGCCGTAAGCCTGATGAAAATAGCGAATGATATCCGCATGTTATCCAGCGGTCCGCGCAGTGGCATTGGTGAGATCTTTATACCAGATAATGAGCCGGGATCTTCCATCATGCCGGGTAAAGTAAACCCTACCCAATGTGAAGCTTTAACGATGATTGCAGCGCAGGTAATGGGTAACGATGTTGCGATAAGTGTAGGTGGCGCCAACGGTCATTTCGAGCTGAATGTATTTAAGCCGGTAATGATCTACAACTTCCTGCACAGTGCAAGACTGATTGGCGATGGTTGTGTATCGTTCAACGATAAATGTGCGGTGGGTATCGAGCCCATACAGGCCAATATCAAAAAGCACCTGGACAATTCGTTGATGCTGGTAACGGCATTGAATACAAAGATCGGCTACTATAAGTCCGCCGAAATAGCACAGAAAGCACACAAAGAAGGAACGACTTTGAAGGAGATGGCGCTGAAGTTGGGCTATTTAACCGATAAAGAATTTGATGAGTGGGTAATTCCGGCGAAGATGGTGGGTAAGATATAA
- a CDS encoding C40 family peptidase has product MKYFIIILLVMAGLGYYALTITRSSAPAPASPKIASADTLPQTRDSLLNSHVITKDTNVALPLDSIADFAETLLGIPYLYASNSPSKGFDCSGFITYVFNHFNVEVPRSSVDFTDKGVAVDLRAAQRGDLILFTGTDPAATVVGHMGIVTGNTDSLRFIHSSSGKAGGVTISSLNEYYTSRLVKIISVKNGL; this is encoded by the coding sequence ATGAAGTATTTCATTATTATATTACTTGTAATGGCCGGACTTGGATACTACGCTTTAACCATCACCCGGAGTTCAGCACCCGCTCCTGCATCACCGAAAATTGCATCTGCTGATACACTGCCACAAACAAGAGATTCTTTACTAAACAGTCATGTAATAACCAAGGATACCAATGTTGCTCTACCATTAGATTCTATAGCTGATTTTGCAGAAACGCTGCTGGGTATTCCTTATTTATATGCTTCCAACAGCCCTTCAAAAGGCTTCGACTGTTCGGGTTTTATTACCTATGTTTTCAACCATTTCAATGTGGAAGTACCCAGGTCTTCGGTAGACTTTACCGACAAAGGTGTTGCTGTTGACCTCCGGGCTGCACAACGGGGAGACCTGATCCTCTTTACAGGAACCGACCCTGCGGCAACAGTAGTTGGCCATATGGGTATTGTAACCGGCAATACCGATAGCCTGAGGTTTATCCATTCCAGCTCGGGCAAAGCAGGCGGCGTTACTATTTCGTCGCTAAACGAGTATTATACCTCAAGGCTGGTAAAGATCATTTCGGTGAAAAACGGATTGTAA